The following proteins are encoded in a genomic region of Triticum dicoccoides isolate Atlit2015 ecotype Zavitan chromosome 1B, WEW_v2.0, whole genome shotgun sequence:
- the LOC119307485 gene encoding uncharacterized protein LOC119307485 — protein MASVKLAAALALVAVCAALAATPATAFPPESCATQGSYFINCLRRGFGERCCAMVENPRCFCQVEREAEIRCVPGRSCPSRGIAKVVKVAEMHLSCMRNLKCKRA, from the coding sequence ATGGCGTCCGTGAAGCTCGCCGCCGCGCTCGCTCTTGTCGCCGTGTGCGCCGCGCTCGCGGCGACGCCGGCCACGGCGTTCCCGCCCGAgagctgcgcgacgcagggcagctACTTCATCAACTGCCTTCGGCGCGGGTTCGGCGAGAGGTGCTGCGCCATGGTGGAGAACCCCAGGTGCTTCTGCCAGGTGGAGCGGGAGGCCGAGATCCGGTGCGTGCCCGGGCGGAGCTGCCCGAGCCGTGGCATTGCCAAGGTCGTGAAGGTCGCCGAGATGCATCTCTCCtgcatgaggaacctcaagtgcaaGCGTGCCTAA